The region CTTTATTGTAAATGGCAGATAAAGAGACACCAAACTTCTCATTGAATTGGTGGTAGTAACCAGCATTTGCTTCATATTGCCCATAGGAGCCAAGGCCAATTTTAGCTTTTGCACCCTGGAAATCGAAAGGCGAAAGTGTTTTAATGTTTATTACACCTCCAATGGTATTTCTTCCGTATAGAGTGCCTTGAGGTCCGCGCAATATTTCAATACGCTCAATATCGAAAAAGTTGAAATTGAATGCTGATTTTTCAAAGTAAGGAACTCCATCAACATATAATCCTACGCCGGGTGCATTGATTCTTGAACCGATTCCCCTTATATAAATTGGCGAAGTTAGTTTCGACCCGTAATCGGGCATAAATACACCAGGCGCTATGGCTGTAACGTCTGCTAAATTATTAATGTTATCATCTTGTATGGTGGTTTGGGTCATTAATGAAACTGATGATGGCAGGTTTTTAAGTTTCATATTATTTTTTGAACCACTAATCACAATTTCACCCAACTCTACGCTTGGTGTTTTTGTGGTATCTGGTGCTCCGATTGACATTAGCTGAGAAAAGAGTGTGTACGGAACCAGTGTAAGTACAAGTAGTGTAAATATAGTGCGCATAATAGATTTAAATTATTGTTGTACAATGAAAGGTGCGTTGTATAAATGCATTAACTTAAAAAAAGAGTAATAACAGACTTATACAAATGCAGGGGGAGGGCGAGACCAGTGGTGTCTGTATGGAGTATGAAGATAGTAATCCATGCATGACCCATGATTTTTGTTTGATCTGGTCTTTTCAATGTACGTAAATTCTTGGTAGTCATCATCTGCTGCATCTTTTTGATCTTGAGTAAAATCATATAAGCTCAATGCAGTAGATTCATCAAAAGATTGTACTGTGTTTTCGGCAGTAAATATGCTCTTATTTGTCTGGTCTTCTGGGTTTGTGTGCTGGATGTAATTAAATCCGAGATAGCACACTGATACCAGAAAGAACAGTAAATAAGGAATGTAAGATGATAATATACCGAAATAAAACATGTGTCTTTTTCCTTTGTCCAAAATAAGTTATTGATTTCTTAATAGCCAAATTTGTGCCATATTAAATTATATTGATACTTCTCTATTCTTGAGTTGATATAAATCATTTCTAAAAACATGATCAGGGAAATTCTCCACCTATACATGTTACAATAGGTTGTTCGGAGCTAGCGTATTCTTTGTAAATAAAACGTTATAAAGTTTACACAAAAGTGAAGAAACCTTTTAATTATAACCATCAATTAACCAATGTTGTGGTTTCACTATTTTATTCTAAACAGAGCGTTAATTGGTGATTTTCAGTTAATTTAGACTTTTTATAAATTAAGATGTTAAAGTGTGTTTTTTTGTGTAAGAGGGTAAATAATGCATATATTTCTTAAAATTTAATATCACACTAAATTTATAGCCATGAATAGAATACTTCTTACACTTGTTGCAATACTGGTTATGATCTCTGCCAGTTGCGTGCAAAATAATTCAGATGAACCTGCAAATAAACAAACCACCAAAATTGAGAAGAAAACCGATGGGCTTTTTGTGCATATCAGTACAAATGAGGCCAGAAAAGTTTTAATGGGTTTATCTATTGCTTTGAAGATGCAGGAAGGAAAAGATGTTATCGTATTTGTTGATGCGCAGGCCATTAACGCCATCGTTAAAGGTGGTGATGAGTATGAGATGGAAGGCTATGAAGGCTCCTCCTCAGGTATGATACAGAAATTGGTAAAAAAGGGCGTGGCCGTAATGGCTTGTCCCATGTGTTTAAAATCCTATGGTAAAACAGATGCTGATCTTCTGGATGGGATACAAATAGCTCAAAAAGAACAATTTTTCGGCTTTACTGAAGGTAGAATTCTGACGCTAGACTATTAAACTAAACTTATTTGTTATGAAAGCATTGAGTATATTTTTACTTAGTATTACAATTTTAATTTCTTGCAATAACAAAGAAAAGGATCAGGGAACCACGTCATCTGATTTACAGCAGGTAGAAATGACTATTGAGGGTATGACCTGTAATGGATGCGAACAAACAATTGAAGCCAATGTGATGAAGCTTGATGGAATAAAATCGATTAAGGCTGACCATGAAACAGGCAAGGCTTCATTAGAGTATGATGCTGCCAATGCTGATATGGCAGAGATCAAAAAGGTTATTGCAGAAAAGGGCTATAATGTGACAGCTGTCGCTAAGAAAGAAAATATTTCAAAGGAATAATTTATGGAAAAAGAGCAACCCAAAAAGGGTGAAAATCAGCATGAAGATAAGGGTGCCCAATCCCGACGCGATTTTCTGAAAAAGCTTGGGCTAATTGGTACTGCATCTGTTGCTGGTGCTGCTGCCATGTATACCGGTTTTCACTACGAACAATCAAAGGGTAAAGGTGATAAGGTTAAGGTCCTTACCGCAGATAATAAACTTGTAGAAGTTGACAAAAGTGCATTAAAAGATTCAAAACCCAGTCTTGAAGTATTTCAGGAGCGTGGGCGCGAAGGTATTCCCGGTAAACGCTGGGTTATGGTTATTGACCTTTCGAAATGTCGAAATGCACGACAATGTGTTACAGCTTGTCAATCGGCACATCGTCTAAGGCCTTATGAATACCATATAAATACCCTGCAAATTCAGGAAACTGAAAATACACCGCCTTACCATATGCCTAAACCGTGCCAGCATTGCGATAACCCGCCCTGTGTATCGGTTTGCCCGGTTGATGCAACCTTTAAACGCCAGGATGGTATTGTGTTGATCGATAATGAACGGTGTATAGGTTGCCGGTTTTGTGTGGCTGCCTGCCCTTATTCTGCGCGAATGGTACATTGGCAGGAACCTCGTTATGCAAAACAGGATAAAGGTAAAACTTACGATGTGGAACTAAATGTACCACAAAAGAAGGGTACTATTTCCAAGTGCCTCTTTAGCGCCGACCAGTTGCGAGATGGTGAATTACCTTATTGTGTATCGGCCTGCCCGAACGGGGTGTTTTATTTTGGCGATGAAAATGAAGATGCCGTTACCAATGGTACCACTAAAGAAACAGTGAGGCTTAGTAAGCTGCTCAGAGATAATGGAGCATACCGTTTAATGCCTGAATTGGGTACCAAACCCAGGGTTTATTATTTACCACCTAAGAACCGCATTTTCGATTTTCCTGAGAAAAGCATCTTAGATGATACTGATCACGCTTAAACTTTTAAATTATGTCTTCGAATTCTGAACATCAAATAGCCAAACAGGAAACAATTGATAAAGTTGCTGCTGATGCCTTAAGGCCTGTAAATATTGGTTGGGGATTTAAAATTTGGTTCGCTCTGTTGGCCATAGCCCTTGGCGTTTGTATTTATGCCTATTCTATTCAGCTGCGCGAGGGACTTGGCGTAACCGGATTAAGAGATTTTATTAGCTGGGGTATGTATATCGCTACGTTTGTTTTCTTCGTTGCTGCCAGTCTTATTGGTATGCTTATAAGCGGCGTGCTCGGACTCATAGGTTACGATTGGATCAAGCCCATAGGTCGCATAGCCGAGATAATTGCCGTGGCTTTTGCAGCAATAGCCGGTTTGGTTATTGTTTCCGACATGGGACGCCCCGACAGGTTGCCCTTTGTGTTTATGTACGGTCGTTTCCAATCACCCATTTTATGGGATGTAACCGTTGTAACAACCTATTTTGCGCTCAGCTTACTTTTGTATTACGTTACTTTATTGCCCGATTTGGCTATAAGCAAAGATAAACTTGAAGGAAGACCAAAATTATTGCGGAAAGCTTATGAAGTGCTTTCAATAAAATGGTTACATAAAAATGAACAGTATCGAATTTTATACCGTATTATTCGTATTCTGCTAATTTTAATTATACCCACTGCTTTTGCCATTCATACAGTTACATCGTGGCTATTTGCAGTGAACCCGCGGCCGGGGTGGGACAGTACAATCTTTGGCCCTTACTTCCTGTCAGGAGCGTTTGTTGCCGGCGCTGCTGCAGTGATTATTGCCATGTATTTTTTCAGGAACAATTATAAACTGAAAGATTATTTAACCATTTCGCATTTCGATAAAATTGGAAAGCTGCTGGCGCTGGTATCCATTGTATATCTTTACTTTAATATCAATGAGTTTCTTGTTCCCGGTTATAAACTGAAAAAATTTGATGCCATACACCTTCAAGCTTTATTTGTAGGTAAGCATGCCATTTTATTTTGGTTTACACAAATTACCGGTTTGATTTTACCCATTATCCTATTGTTCTTCAGAAAAATGCGCAGGCCAATCCCATTGACTGTAATCTCGGTGTTTGTGCTAATTGGAGCCTGGCTGAAACGATACCTTATTGTGGTTCCAACACAGGAACACCCATATTTACCGATACAACATGTTCCGGAGGTTTTTAAAGTTTATACTCCGACCCTTATTGAAACTGCTGTTACTGCAGCTTCATTTATTATGGTAATTATGATAATTACGCTCCTCTCGAAATTATTTCCGGTTATCCCAATTTGGGAAGTGGCAGAGGATATAGATAAAAAGGCCTTAAAAGAAAACGCCGAAAAGGAATAAATTATGAAGATATTTGCAACAATATTACTTGTATTACTGGGGTCTGGCACATTGTTAGCCCAGCCAGAGGGTGAATGGGTTGTCCCCGATGAAGATTCTGCAAAATTAAGTCCGTTTGCTTTTACTGAGCAATCGGTTGAATCGGGTGAGGAAGTATATTACGCTAATTGTAAATCTTGCCATGGCGATCCGGGCGAAATGAACTATCAACCTTTACAACCTGAGCCCGGTGATATCACCACAGATAAGATCCAGCAAAATAGCGATGGTGAAATTCATTATAAAGTTGTAACCGGTCGTGGTGCTATGCCAGGTTTTGCCAATGTGCTTAGCGACACCGAAATTTGGAATGTCGTGGCATATATCAGAAGTTTTAATGATGATTATGTACAGCAGGTGGCAAAGAGAGTGGCCGAATCTGCTTTCGAAGGCCAGGGCATTACTATTGCGCTTGAATTGGTCAAGGAAAAAATGGAGTTGCTGGCCTACGTGGAAGGACTGGATGAGGGCGAAAAAGAACCAATTGCCGGAGCCGAGCTAAAGCTATTTGCCAAACGTTATTTCGGAAATTTACCAATTGGTAATGCAAAAAAAACAAATGAGCAGGGAAGGGTAGTATTTGCTTTACCCGGTGATTTGCCCGGCGATTCAGCTGGTTTGGTAACCGTGAATGCCACCTTAAGCAATCAGGAGCTTTATGGGGAGGTTGCTGTTGATACAGCGCTTGCATTTGGCGTACCAACAAATAAACCAGGACTTACAGAACAGCGCGCCATGTGGAATGTAGGATCAAAAGCACCAATATGGCTCATCTTAACTTATTCACTTGGCGTGTTGCTGGTTTGGGGAACAATTTTTTATGTGCTATTCCAATTGCGCCGCATTTATTTGTTGGGAAAGAATTTAGAGGAGTAGTGAACCAATATTGTTAATTGACTGTTAGTGCTTTAAATACTAACTTAAATTTTTTGCCTTATGAACAAACTTACAATGATCGGCAGAATCCTTTACGCATTACCTTTTGCATTTATGGGTATAAACCATTTTGTAATGATGGATTTCTATGCAGGTATGCTTACATCTTTTATGCCCGGTGGCGGGTTTACTATTATTTTGGTGGGAATAATATTGCTTCTTGCCAGTATCAGTATATTAACCAAAAAGTTTGTGCAACTATCATCTTATATACTTGCCAGCCTTCTATTTCTTTTTATTGCCACCATTCATATTCCGCATTTGTTCAATCCGGGAGATTTGGATGTAAACCTTGTGGTTTTTTCAATGGTTAAAGATGTCGCACTTATGGGAGGTTCACTAATGATTGCTGGCGCCTGTAAGTCTCAAAAAGATCCGGATATGGCTGAAAACTAATCAATTATTTAACTGCTGTAAAACAGTGATCTGAGAAACATGAACAGAATCGAAACGAAAAGTAAAACCGCTATATGAAGTATTTAATTTTAGTAGTGTCTGTAAGTTTACTCTTAATGGGCAAAACTTCTGCACAAGACGAAAAAGTAAACATTGAAGTAGGTATAATAGAGCATTTGGGCGATACTATTCCCATGGAGCTGGAATTTCTCAATGAACAGAACGACACCGTGACGCTGGGGCAATTAATTGATAAGCCCACAGTTTTTTCATTTGTTTATTTCGACTGCCCCGGCCTTTGCAGTCCGCTTTTAGACGGAGTTGCGGATGTAGTCTCAAAAACTGACCTTCAAATAGGCAAGGATTACGATGTAATTACAATTAGTTTCAATACAAAAGATACGCCTGCAAAAGCCAAAGAGAAGAAGAAAAATTTTGTGCAAAAAATCGGAGAAGAGCATCGCGATGCATGGAAATACCTGACCGGTGAGCAAGAGAACATAAAAACTATAACCGATGCTGTGGGCTTTAAGTACAAACCCCAGGGCGTAGATTTTGCCCACCCTTCTGCCATTATTATTGTGAGCCCCGAAGGTAAAATTACACGTTATCTTTATGGAATCGATTTCTTACCTTTCGATTTAAAAATGGCCGTAAATGAGGCACAAAAAGGTATTGAAAGGCCAACTATCAACAAAGTATTGCAATACTGCTTTTCATACGACCCCAAAAGCCAGGGTTATACACTCCAAATTACCAGGGTGATGGGGATATTCATCATTTTTCTTGCAGTGCTCACTTTTGGTATTCTTTTAATTCGTCGTAAAAAATCTGATAAAAAATCCTGACATGGAAAGTTCTGTAGCTTCAAATCAAAAGAGTTATCTACAACACAAGCCTTACAAAGGTATACTGAATTGGTTATTATCCACCGATCATAAAAGAATTGGATTACTGTATCTTTATTCCATAATGGTCTTTTTTCTCATAGCAGCAATTTTCGGGTTGCTTATGCGCATCGAAAAAATTGCACCTGGAGAAACCATTATGGGACCGCAAACCTACAATGGCGTTTTTACACTACACGGTATCATCATGATTTTTATTATTGTGATACCCGGTTTGGCTGCCGTTTTTGGTAATTTTTTTCTACCACTTTTAATTGGTGCACGTGATGTGGCATTTCCACGACTCAACTTGTTTTCATGGTATATTTATATTGCCGGAACTATTTTAGCCATCATTAGTCAATTCGTGGGAGGAGGCGCACCAGATACCGGATGGACCTTTTATGTCCCCTACAGTGCCGAATCCTCCACGAGTGTTATTTGGGCACTTACCGCAGCTTTTGTGCTTGGCTTCTCGTCCATTCTCACCGGGCTCAATTTCATTGTAACCATCCATCGGCTGCGAGCCCCTGGAATGACCTGGTTTAAAATGCCACTGTTTCCATGGTCGATATATGCTACCGCCTGGATTCAGGTTTTGGCTACACCAATAATTGGGATTACCCTGCTCATGGTAATTGCAGAACGCACCCTGAATATCGGATTTTTTGACCCGGCTTTGGGTGGCGATCCTGTGTTGTTTCAACATTTGTTCTGGATTTATTCCCACCCGGCTGTGTACATCATGATTTTACCTGCCATGGGCGTGGTCACAGAAATTTTTCCCACATTTAGTCAAAAACCCGTATTCGGTTACACAGCCATTGCCTTATCAAGTATAGCTATTGCTGCTGTGGGGTATTTTGTGTGGGGACACCATATGTTTACATCAGGTATTAGTTATTGGTCAAGGTGGTTTTTCTCCTTCCTTACTTTCATTGTGGCGGTGCCAAGTGCCATCAAAGTCTTCAACTGGGTTTCTACCATGTACGGAGGTTCAATAGATATGAAACCGCCACTGCTCTATGCCATATCGTTTATATTTTTATTTATGATAGGTGGACTGTCAGGTTTGGCGCTGGGTGCGCTTGCCACCAATGTTCATTTGCATGATACCTCCTTTGTAGTGGCGCACTTCCATTATATTGTATTTGGAGGAATGGGTTTTGGGTTTTTTGCAGGATTGCATTATTGGTATCCTAAAATGTATGGCCGCATGTATAATGTACGCCTGGCAAATATTGCCTGGGGTATACTATTCCTGGGCTTCAACCTATTATATTTCCCGTTATTTGTAATCGGGCTTCAGGGTATGCCGCGGAGGTATTTCGATTATTTCCCTGAATATCATACCGGACATCTTCTTTCCACCATTGGCGCATTTATTTTAATTGCCGGCATTGTGCTTATGCTTTATAACCTCTTTTTTCATGTAAAACGAGGAGAGAAAGCACCTGCGAATCCATGGAAGGGTGTAACCCTGGAGTGGAAAGTTGCTTCGCCGCCACCACACGAAAATTTTGATGAGATACCGGTGGTTACAGAGCAACCTTATACATTTAAATCAACCGAATCTGATAGTTAATTTTACTGCATATGTCACATGATATGAGAGACGATATAGGTTCAAAAATGGGAATGTGGATTTTTATATTCACAGAACTATTTCTTTTCGGAGGCCTTTTTTTAGTCTACGCCGTTTTTAGAGCAAAATACTCAGCCGATTTTCATGTTGCTGCTGAGGAACTGAATGTTTTCGTGGGGACAATGAATACTGTTATTCTGCTTGTGAGTAGTGCCACAGTAGCCATGTCCATTACCGCCATTCAGCGCGGCAATAAGAAACTTGCCATGCGCTTTATAATTGCTACTGTACTTTTGGCAGGCGTTTTTATGGTGAATAAGTACTTCGAGTGGGGGCATAAGTTCGAATACCAGCTCTACCCGGGTTCTGAAGTAATGAAGAATATGGAGCATGGGGAAATCCTCTTTTTTAGCCTGTATTACATGATGACTGGTTTGCATGCCCTGCACGTAATTGTGGGCGTAGTATTACTGGCTGTTGTGTTTTTTAGAGTAAAGCAGGGGGTGGTCAATAGCGATAATTATGTTTTTCTGGAAAACAGCGGACTTTATTGGCACCTTGTAGATTTTATCTGGATTTTCCTTTTCCCTTTATTGTATTTGGTAACTTAAAAGCAAATGTGTCATGAATGATAAAAAGAAACATCATATCTCATCATATAATTCTCATTTAGTGGTGCTGATTGCACTTTTAGTGCTCACCACAATTACAGTCCTAATTACTGAAATAAATTTTGGAACCTTTTCAGTAGGAGTTGCTCTGGCTGTGGCCATGATAAAAGGTGGGCTTGTACTGACATATTTTATGCATCTGAAATATGATGAGATGGTTTTCCGCATTATGGTACTGCTCATATTATTGCTTTTTGCAATTGTGGTAGGTATTACGTTTATTGATTATTTTTTACGCTAAAAATACTGGATTATGTTTTCAGGAGCTTCAAATTTTGTAGAAGGTGTCGACAAGGCATTTGTTTTTATTTTCGCCGTATCGTTCTTTTTCATTATTGCCATTACGGCTTTTATGATATATGTAGTTATTCGCTATAAGCGAAAAAAGGACGATAAACCCCAGCAATTTCGCGGCAGTGTAAAATTAGAATTACTGTGGACCATCGTTCCGCTGATACTGGTAATTCTAATGTTCTATTATGGTTATATGGGTTTCACTCCTATGCGCAATGTACCCGATGATGCAATGGAAATTGATGCCATCGGACGCATGTGGGAGTGGGAATTTGTTTACGAAAATGGAAAATCATCACGCGACCTTGTGATTCCGGTAAACCGGCCTGTGAAGCTTAACCTTATCTCGGAGGATGTAAACCATAGCCTGTTTATTCCTGCCTTCCGGGTGAAAGAGGATGTGGTGCCCGGATACGACAATTATATGTGGTTTACGCCTTATTACATAGGTGAGTATGAAATTTTGTGTACTGAATATTGTGGTATGCTGCACTCTGCCATGACTGCAGAAACCCGTGTGTTGGATTCTGCTGAGTTTAATACCTGGTATGCTGATTTATCTCAGCAAAAAGAAGAGGCTAAACCTGAAGGTTTTGAAATTGCTAAATCAAATGGTTGTTTTGCCTGCCATTCACGAGATGGCAGTAAGCTTGTTGGTAGCAGCTTTAAAGGGTTGTATGGCTCCGAGAAAGTGGTAATTACCGATGGCGAAGAGCGTACAATTACAGTGGATGAGGCTTATCTGAAAAATTCCATTCTTTATCCCGACCAGGATGTGGTAAAAGGTTTTAGTAAAGGCCTTATGCAATCTTACGAGGATGTAATTCCAGAGGAGGATATCGACAAAATTGTGGAGTATTTAAAAACAATGGATTAATTACCTTGAATAAACGCTTAGCAATATTAGCCGGGCTTATAAGAATTAAGCTGACATTGGCAGTTGCATTGTCTGCAACTATAGGTTATGTTTTTTCAGGTGCCGGTGATATCCTCACAGCCTTAATGGTGGCACTCGGGGTGTTGCTGTTGTCATCAGCTTCTTCTGTGTTGAACCAAATTCAGGAATTAAAGCAAGATGCCTTAATGGAGCGGACAGCCCAACGGCCTATTCCTTCAGGCGAGATAACAGTTAAGCAGGCAATGCTAATTTTTCTGACTTTGCTATTTGCCGGAACGGTTGTGCTGCTTGGCATTAACTTTATTTCTGCTATTGTAGGTATAACAACAATTTTATTATACAACGGCTTTTACACGCCACTTAAAAAGAAATCTTCACTGGCTATTTTCCCCGGTGCACTTGTCGGTGCCTTGCCACCAATGATTGGTTGGGTTGGCGCTGGTGAACCAATCATGCATCCTGCCATAATTATGCTCTCCGGGTTCATGTTTTTATGGCAAATACCGCACTTTCTGTTGCTTGCCATAAAATATCGCGAGCAATATCTGAACGCTGGTTTCCAAATTTCTGTGGGTGGTCCCGCATCAAAACAAACCCGCAGGCTGCTGCTCTTATGGGTGCTTACCACATCTTTTGCCGCTCTGTTTTTTCCCTTTTTTGGACTGGTGCAAAATACCTTTATTGTAGCTGCTATAATTTTGTTGAATTGCCTGTTGATTTTTGCATTTTTCCGTATAGCTTTTACCAATTATGAAATGGCATTGAAAGGAAAATTACACGGTTTTGTGAGCATTTATATGTTACTATTCTTGTTATTAATTGCTGCAGACAGTCTGATATTAAATTTATGAAGTATATTTTACCAATGTATAGTTATTATTTGATAGAAATTTCAAATATGTAATTTTAAAGTTTAACGATATTGTTGTATTTTGCAAAGCACAAATAGTTTTAGAAAGGAAAAGAGATGAATACATTACTGACCATATTACTAGGAATTATTGGAGGCCCCGAACTTATTATCATAGCCATCATTATTTTGGTACTGTTCGGAGGAAGAAAAATACCGGAACTCATGCGAGGACTGGGCAAGGGCGTAAAGGAATTTAAAGACGCCAGTAACGAAACTACAGAGACTTTCAAAAAGGAACGTGAAGATTTGGAAAATTCAGTAAACGACAAGTCTGATAAGGATAAAAAATCCTGAACGCCTTATATTTGAATAGCTTGTAGCTAAAACCACTGATTCATGTTTGGTCTTTTCTCCCGAAAGCAATCATCTGACGAAGAGATGTCTTTTTTTGAACATCTCGAGATACTTCGATTTACCCTTATTCGGTCCATCATAGCTATTATGGTGTTTGCGGTAATCGCATTTTTATTTAAAGAATTTATTTTCAATACCGTCATTCTGGGGCCGCAAAAAGCCGATTTTATTTCCAATGTATTGTTTTGCCGCCTGGGAAATTTAATTGGTTCAGAGGCCATTTGTATTAATCAAACACCTGTTAAAATTATCAACATTGAAATTGCAGGTCAATTCAAATCCCATTTAACAATATCCATAATTGCGGGAGTTGTTTTGGCTATGCCCTGGATTTTACGCGAAATTTGGAGTTTTGTGAAACCTGCTTTGAAACCGGGAGAGCGAAGCGGTTATCATTTTTCTTTGTTTATGGCCTCAATGCTTTTTTTTATTGGCGTAAGCTTCGGTTATTTTTTACTGAGTCCTATTACTGTCGATTTTCTTAATTCCTACGAATTAGATACAACCATTGAAAACCAAATTCGCATAGGTTCTTATGTGCGCACCATTTCGATGCTTTGCCTGGCTACCGGTATTGCATTTGAGATGCCGCTTGTCATTCTTTTCCTTACAGCCAATCGTATTGTAACCTCAGCGTTTTTGCGCAAATACAGGAAACATGTACTAATTTTCTTTTTCGTAATATCAGCCGTAATTACACCTCCCGACGTTATTAGTCAATTTTTAGTAGCCATTCCGCTTTTTTTACTTTTTGAACTCTGCATTCGCATTGCAAAACGAATGGAGCGCCGGTTGGTGCGTCAAAAAGAAGCTGATATCTAATGTGTATAAGTGATTGGCAATAGTATATTTAACTTGTAATAATTTTTGTTACAATTTCCGCATATAATTTCTTATCTTTATTGCTGTTGCTTATATATTTAACTAAATCTGCACCTATGCAAATATTATTTCGCTTTTTATTTTTAGGATTAATCGCTTTGTTGCTTGTGACCTCCTGCTGTAAAGATGACAAGCAAAATGTAATTCCTGAAAACTCCGATGACCTCTCTTTAATTGAAATTAGCATCAATGAAATGCAGGATGGGTACGACGCAGGAGCTTTTACTACCCTTGAAGTTGTGCAACACTACCTCAACCGCATAGCAAACTACAATAAAAAAGGCCCGGAATTGAATGCCATTATCACAGTTAATCCTGATGCAGAAGAATTGGCTAAAAAGCTTGATGAAGAGCGGAGCAACGGTAAAATAAGAGGACCATTACACGGGATTCCTGTAGTATTAAAAGATAATATCGACACATATGATATGCCAACAACAGCTGGTTCCCGTGCTCTGGAGCACTCTCTTCCACCGGATGATAGTTTTTT is a window of Salinivirga cyanobacteriivorans DNA encoding:
- the coxB gene encoding cytochrome c oxidase subunit II; the encoded protein is MFSGASNFVEGVDKAFVFIFAVSFFFIIAITAFMIYVVIRYKRKKDDKPQQFRGSVKLELLWTIVPLILVILMFYYGYMGFTPMRNVPDDAMEIDAIGRMWEWEFVYENGKSSRDLVIPVNRPVKLNLISEDVNHSLFIPAFRVKEDVVPGYDNYMWFTPYYIGEYEILCTEYCGMLHSAMTAETRVLDSAEFNTWYADLSQQKEEAKPEGFEIAKSNGCFACHSRDGSKLVGSSFKGLYGSEKVVITDGEERTITVDEAYLKNSILYPDQDVVKGFSKGLMQSYEDVIPEEDIDKIVEYLKTMD
- a CDS encoding protoheme IX farnesyltransferase; translated protein: MNKRLAILAGLIRIKLTLAVALSATIGYVFSGAGDILTALMVALGVLLLSSASSVLNQIQELKQDALMERTAQRPIPSGEITVKQAMLIFLTLLFAGTVVLLGINFISAIVGITTILLYNGFYTPLKKKSSLAIFPGALVGALPPMIGWVGAGEPIMHPAIIMLSGFMFLWQIPHFLLLAIKYREQYLNAGFQISVGGPASKQTRRLLLLWVLTTSFAALFFPFFGLVQNTFIVAAIILLNCLLIFAFFRIAFTNYEMALKGKLHGFVSIYMLLFLLLIAADSLILNL
- a CDS encoding Sec-independent protein translocase subunit TatA/TatB; the encoded protein is MNTLLTILLGIIGGPELIIIAIIILVLFGGRKIPELMRGLGKGVKEFKDASNETTETFKKEREDLENSVNDKSDKDKKS
- the tatC gene encoding twin-arginine translocase subunit TatC — encoded protein: MFGLFSRKQSSDEEMSFFEHLEILRFTLIRSIIAIMVFAVIAFLFKEFIFNTVILGPQKADFISNVLFCRLGNLIGSEAICINQTPVKIINIEIAGQFKSHLTISIIAGVVLAMPWILREIWSFVKPALKPGERSGYHFSLFMASMLFFIGVSFGYFLLSPITVDFLNSYELDTTIENQIRIGSYVRTISMLCLATGIAFEMPLVILFLTANRIVTSAFLRKYRKHVLIFFFVISAVITPPDVISQFLVAIPLFLLFELCIRIAKRMERRLVRQKEADI